GTGTATTTAATTTAAAAAAGCACCTCCCAATTTAAGACAGTGTCTAAATTGGGAGGTGCAGTTCAATTTGCACTCTTCTTTTATTGACTAGACTCATCCCCCTGAATGTTATACATACCCCACCTACCCCGTGATACAAAGGAAGATAAAAAGCAAAAATAAAAGTTTGCTTTTAAATAAGCGTAATTGGTGGGCTTGCTAACTTATATCGGGTTGAGAGGTTTATACATCTTGAAATCAAAGTCATCCTACGATAGAAGAGGTAAATTCTAATTCTATCGTCCTGAGCGACGTCCCCCTGAGCGACGACGTCTGCTGCCTCTGTCACGGTCGCTGTTAGGATCTCCGCAGTTACAAACATTGTAATTGCTATTTGTCATATTTGCACCCGAAGGAGATACAGATGGAGGTGTTGAAGGTCCCATTGCTGGTTGACAGCCGGAATCGCCTGAACTACCTTGATTCCATACTGCATCAGACCAACTAAAATTATTATTAGCCAATATTGTTCACCTACTTTGTTAAAAAACTCAGTCTTTAAAGAAAGACTTGTTATTCACTTATAATTATTCAGACGGGGAAGAAATGGCTTGTACAAATGACTTGATTATAAATGATTTATTTTGCATATTATTCAAATTTATTAATCATTTAATTCGTTCTTCATATTGCCGCAATAATGGCTTCACGATATAAAATGTACTCATTGTTTCCACAACTTGTCCCTTTCAAAATGAATCTTTTAGCATTTACTATATTATGAGTATATTTCTAGTTGAAAGGAAGTGTTAATTGTATGTGGTCCTACTACAATGGATATTATTACTATTACGAAAACGGCACTTGGACAGGCTTGGCATGGAGCGATGGAACCTATTATTTATACGATGGTACCTTCTGGTACTATTGGGTACCTGCTTATCAAATATGGAATTTAATTGGATGAGAGATTGGAAGATTAGTAACTATAGTTATGAATAAAAAAATTCAAAGGAGTGAGTAAGATTGAGTAGACGCGATAAACAACCTTCTGCTCAGAAAGCGAAACGGCTATTAGAACAGTTAGGGAAACTATCGAATAACCAGCAGCCACAGCAGATGCAACTGAAACAGCCACCCAAAAAGAATAATTCATCAAAATAGCGAGCGGACGATGATGCCTCTCTTTAACTTTTAAAGAATATCAATAGGCAGCTGAAACCCTATTAGTTGGTTCTGTCAGCCCGATGGGGCAGGAAGGACATCGAAATCAACAGTGAATGGTTGACGGTCGGCGATAGAATTGACGAAAACAAAGAAAAAAGTGAACCCCAAAAAAGAATGTGCCGTTGTTGCACATTCTTTTTTGTTTAAAAATCGATAGCACAAGCAAACAAAAAATAGAGGGGAAGATAGCTTTGTACTAGGAAAAAATGTACTGGTTACTTATATAACTTGTCCCTATCAAAATGAAATCTTTTAGCATTTACTATATTACGAAGTATATTTCTATTTGAAAGGAGGTGATTTTATGTGGTCCTACCTCAATGGAGTTTACTACTATTATGAGAACGGAGTTTGGACTGGGCTTGCATGGAATGGACAATTTTGGTACTATGATGCATCTACAAATACTTGGTATTACTGGAACGATTATTATCAAGTATGGGTCCGCCAAGGGGCATTTATTTAAACGAAAAGGGAATCTATCAGTTAAACCTGTAATACTCTATTAAATTTGCCAAGTATATGTCAATCCCCCAAAGTCTTAGGATCATCCGTTGCATGCATCGGATCCTGCCATTAGACATCTCCATTAGAAAGCTTAAGTACACTTGTACGAGCATGGCACGGTTTATTTGTGAGTTCCTTTATAATCGGGGTAATATCACATGTCCATTAAGCTAAGGCATATCATTACCCTAAAACAAAAAAACGCTATTCTTTCTATCAAAGATCAAGGAAAGGATGGCGTTTTTTGTTTGTGCTATAGTTTAAAGATTGTCCTTTTTCTAGGAATCGCAGTTATATTTGGCCCCACAAGCTTTACAACACCTGAACCTGACGAAGTTTTTCTTCTTGAGGAAATGACTAAAGGGGGAGGGAATTTAAAAAGGCTTAAAAGATAGTTGCAATTAATCGCTCTAAATATTAACTTAAAGTCAAATTCTTTTTCCGTAAGGTCTTCAATATCGATGATGTAATAAAAAATGACAGGTATGAATAACACCTGCCATTTTTTATTACAAAGTGCAGTAAAACTTGGCTGATGATAATAGCTGCAATCAACAGAATAGTAAATCAACAATAAACTTTATTAAAACCTATTTTAAAAAAGGTATGATTCAAAATCTAAATAGCAAATGAATCATATGATTTAAGAAGGTAGCGTTCTATACATTTAGCTAATCCATCATTTTCGTGGTGCCCTGTAACAAAATCAGCTGCAGTTTTAACTTTTTGGCTTGCATTACCCATTGCTACACCAATACCAACATGACGAAGCATCTCTATATCATTAGGACCGTCTCCAACCGCTGCGGCTTCATTTGGACTTATTCGAAATTCGTTAAGTAAGTTTTTTATAGCAGACCATTTGGAAACATTAGGAGCAATGATCTCAAACCCGTCATTCCAATCGATGACTTCACCTTCTTTTTTAAACAAAGAGGATAATTCCGGTATTGGTGCACCAGTTCGAACACTATATTTAAGAACGTCCTGATAATTTGCCTGTCTTAAATCGCCAATATACCTTGGCGGAGTTTGCCCAACTTTTGTCCAATAATCGATTTCTTCATTTGTTTCCTTACAATAAAGTCCATTTGCTGTATGGATCAAAACATTACATGGACTTTCAGCAGTTAGATGGTGAAATCGTTCTTCGTTCAATTGGATGGTTTTCATTTGCAAAATGTTTCCAGACACTGAATCGTGAATGGCAGCACCATTCAAACAGATCATCGGAGTTTGTAATCCAATTTCTTTATGGTAGGGAGCGGTTACTTCATAGTGTCGACCTGTGGCAAGAAAAACCTTAACTCCCCGTTGAATGAGTTGATTAATAGCTTCGATATTTCGACTGGAAATATCGTTTGAGGCTTTAAGTAGTGTACCATCCATATCAATAAATATTGCACGCACATTCATTTTACTGCCTCCTCACTTGTAGCTGTACCAATCATATCATTTGAATATTAAATCCAAGTAAACAAAATGTATAGATTCATTAAAGATTATCTTGAATCAGAAACACGTGCCTATTTTCTCATGATTAGAAAGATGAAAATAAGGAATGTGGGAGTTGTTAAAATATTTAAAAGTTCGGTATGGAAATGATCCAATAGGAACAAAATGCCGAATACAAAAATTAAACGCGTGTTTCCTTTTCTGGAGAGGTGCTGGCAGTATTGAATCCCATTTTCAAAAATTTCTAAAATGAATGATTTTTTGTTTGCGAAACAAATGGAAATAAGTTACAATCGTTTTTAGTTAGATAATCTAATTAAATGAAAGGTGATGGCATGTCAAAAAAAATATCAAATGAGGCCAATTCGTATCAACAGTTACCCAAACTAGGAATTGCTCCATATTTAGAACTAATGGACAAAACAGCAGCAAAAGAAGTGGATCGTAAAGCAGCTTACATGGGATTGCTAATGTTATGGCTGAGTGACAATGTCCTGGATGTTGTAGACATGAACTTATCTGAGTTTAATATTACCGAGAGCAAACTGGATTTGTTGTTGCTGCTTTTGCTGCATACAGAAAGAAAGCAAATTACCCCATCTGCTATTGCTGACAGGCTTGGCATTAGGCGTGCTTCCGCGACAGCTATGTTGGATTGGCTGGAAAAAAGAAAGTGGATTGTACGACAAAAAAACAGCAAAGATGGCCGTATGATCCATGTCAGTCTATCACATGAAGGGGAGGCATTGGTTGACAATTTACTCCCAACTTTTTGGGGGACTTGTGCCTCGCTTTTAAATGACTTGGATATGGAGGAACAAAAAGTATTTGAAAAAATCTTGATTAAATTGAATGAGAGTATCGAGAATCGGTTAGGGGTGGGAAGATAAAATTTTTTTGAACAAGTAATTAGATTGTCTAATTACAATTGTTTATCTTTGTTAATTTTTATTGTTCTATAAAAATTCATAGAAAGAGGTGTCTTATGACTTCAACTCTTAAAGAAAAAAACTACTCATTGATGACAGCTATTTTATGTTGGTCTGGTATGGTAGTCATGTCTAGTTTGTATGTAACTATTCCGTTGATCCCCTTGTTTGCCAACCACTTTAGCATTTCACCTATACAAGCATCTGCAGCGGGAAGTATTTTTTCATTAGGTTTTGCAATTGGTTGTCTGATTTACGGAGCACTATCTGACAAATACGGCCGGAAACAAATCATTTTTATCGGGATAGGAGTATTGGCAGTCATTTCTTTAGTTCTTGGGATGGTTGAAAGTTTCACTTGGATGATTGTCCTAAGGGGAATACAAGGATTTGCAGCGGCCTCTTTTTCTCCCGTTGCACTTGCCTATGCAGTAGAAATGGTCCCTCCTGAAAAAAGAGTTATGACGCTCGGGTTTATTAGTACGGGATTTTTGGTTGCCGGAATCGTTGGGCAGGTTGTCAGTGCCTTTATGAGTGTACACTACGGCTGGAACACTGTATTTTTCCTTTTAGCTGGTGTATATACCTTAACCGCATTTTTGATCCTTCGATTTTTGCCAAAGGGAAAACCTTCACAGACACCATCTTCGATCGGGGAACCATTTAAGCAAATTGGCGTGGTATTTTCGCAAAAAAACCTTGTGCTATGCTATATTGTGGCATTGGTCTTGCTCATGTCTTTTGTCAGTATGTACACGGTATTGGGCAATTACTTGATCGGGTCACATTTTGGCCTAAATAAGGAACAAATTCTTTATGTTCGTTCTATTGGTGTATTAGGAATACTGCTTTCTCCTTTATCAGGAAGAATCTCTAAACAATTTGGTGTTAGAGCGGTTCTGCGCGGGGGATTGCTTATGGCGATAGTAGGGCTTGCTTCCATGGGGATGATTTCAAACTTGGCCTTGCTAATTTTTATGAGTTTGATTTTTGTAACAGGTATTGCGATTTCTGTACCTGCACTTGTCACTCTTGTAGGACAAATAGGAGGCAAGACACGCGGAATTGCGGTTTCGATGTATACATTTGTTCTGTTTGCAGGAACAAGTTTAGCGCCTATTATTTCAATTCGATTTATGAAAATGGGCAGCTACATGTTAACTTTTGTTTTGCTGGCTCTGGTCCTAAGTGTGGGCTTATTTGCTGCGGTGCTTATTCGTAGTGAATGGTCTGATAAATATGGAAACGAAGAAAAGGGCGAAAAAACATCACAAATGATTCGGGGAAATTCTCAATGGTAAAAGGCCCAAGACAATGGTTGAAAAATATCGTAGAATGACTAGTTAGAAAGAAATGCATTGAATGACCAACGTTATTGTTATCCCAACAATAAAAAAGTACATCACTAATTATTGGATGTACCTTTTTATTGTATTTCACAAAAAATGAAGAGTTCTTTATCATGGATAATCATATTATTATCGATAAGTAGGTGATCAAAT
Above is a genomic segment from Neobacillus endophyticus containing:
- a CDS encoding HAD family hydrolase is translated as MNVRAIFIDMDGTLLKASNDISSRNIEAINQLIQRGVKVFLATGRHYEVTAPYHKEIGLQTPMICLNGAAIHDSVSGNILQMKTIQLNEERFHHLTAESPCNVLIHTANGLYCKETNEEIDYWTKVGQTPPRYIGDLRQANYQDVLKYSVRTGAPIPELSSLFKKEGEVIDWNDGFEIIAPNVSKWSAIKNLLNEFRISPNEAAAVGDGPNDIEMLRHVGIGVAMGNASQKVKTAADFVTGHHENDGLAKCIERYLLKSYDSFAI
- a CDS encoding MarR family winged helix-turn-helix transcriptional regulator codes for the protein MSKKISNEANSYQQLPKLGIAPYLELMDKTAAKEVDRKAAYMGLLMLWLSDNVLDVVDMNLSEFNITESKLDLLLLLLLHTERKQITPSAIADRLGIRRASATAMLDWLEKRKWIVRQKNSKDGRMIHVSLSHEGEALVDNLLPTFWGTCASLLNDLDMEEQKVFEKILIKLNESIENRLGVGR
- a CDS encoding MFS transporter; this translates as MTSTLKEKNYSLMTAILCWSGMVVMSSLYVTIPLIPLFANHFSISPIQASAAGSIFSLGFAIGCLIYGALSDKYGRKQIIFIGIGVLAVISLVLGMVESFTWMIVLRGIQGFAAASFSPVALAYAVEMVPPEKRVMTLGFISTGFLVAGIVGQVVSAFMSVHYGWNTVFFLLAGVYTLTAFLILRFLPKGKPSQTPSSIGEPFKQIGVVFSQKNLVLCYIVALVLLMSFVSMYTVLGNYLIGSHFGLNKEQILYVRSIGVLGILLSPLSGRISKQFGVRAVLRGGLLMAIVGLASMGMISNLALLIFMSLIFVTGIAISVPALVTLVGQIGGKTRGIAVSMYTFVLFAGTSLAPIISIRFMKMGSYMLTFVLLALVLSVGLFAAVLIRSEWSDKYGNEEKGEKTSQMIRGNSQW